One genomic segment of Eikenella corrodens includes these proteins:
- a CDS encoding Lrp/AsnC family transcriptional regulator, whose product MTTTVSLDKIDLKILQALQHNGRLSNVELSERVALSPSPCLRRLKQLESTGIIRGYAALVHPSTVALGLQVFIRVSVDKSTHLRDGFADSVRDWPQVLRCFALTGETDYMLHAFFADMESFSQFILDTLLAHPGVVDARSSFVLQEVKNSTVLPLDHLQAE is encoded by the coding sequence ATGACAACCACTGTTTCGCTTGACAAAATCGACCTGAAAATCCTTCAGGCCCTGCAACACAACGGACGACTGAGCAACGTTGAGCTGTCCGAACGTGTTGCCCTTTCCCCTTCCCCCTGCCTGCGACGGCTCAAGCAGTTGGAGTCCACCGGCATTATCCGTGGCTATGCCGCCTTGGTACACCCTTCCACTGTGGCACTCGGCTTACAGGTGTTTATCCGCGTATCCGTAGATAAGAGCACCCACCTGCGCGATGGCTTTGCCGACTCCGTACGCGATTGGCCGCAGGTGCTGCGCTGCTTCGCGCTCACCGGCGAAACCGACTATATGCTGCACGCTTTTTTCGCAGATATGGAAAGCTTCTCCCAATTTATCCTCGACACCCTCTTGGCACATCCGGGCGTGGTGGACGCGCGTTCCAGCTTTGTGCTGCAGGAAGTGAAAAACTCCACCGTATTACCTTTGGATCATTTGCAAGCAGAGTAG
- a CDS encoding YbaN family protein → MWRPFVWLAGWLALLLGIIGIFLPGLPTVPFVLLAAGCWSRTSPRFHRWLSEHRYFGPMVRNWERKRAIPLKGKILSALMMSCSCVWMLYRFPERWWAGVGMVIVCLAVTVWMWRLPSE, encoded by the coding sequence CTGTGGCGGCCTTTTGTGTGGCTGGCAGGTTGGCTGGCTCTGCTCCTGGGCATTATCGGCATTTTCTTGCCGGGCTTACCAACTGTACCGTTTGTGCTGTTGGCGGCAGGCTGTTGGTCACGCACATCGCCGCGTTTCCACCGTTGGCTCAGCGAGCACCGCTATTTCGGTCCGATGGTGCGCAACTGGGAGCGCAAACGGGCAATTCCGCTTAAAGGCAAGATCTTGTCGGCACTGATGATGTCCTGCTCGTGCGTGTGGATGCTGTATCGCTTTCCCGAACGCTGGTGGGCAGGCGTGGGGATGGTGATCGTGTGCTTGGCAGTAACAGTATGGATGTGGCGGCTGCCAAGTGAGTGA
- a CDS encoding L-threonylcarbamoyladenylate synthase has translation MAQFFAIHPENPQERLVKQAAEIVRQGGVIVYPTDSCYALGCQMGNKEAMERILAIRQIDLKHHLTLMCADLSELGTYAKVDNSQFRQLKAATPGAYTFILPATKEVPNRTLHPKRKTIGLRVPDNKIALALLAELGEPMLSCTLMLPEETEPQTDPYEIRNLLEHAVDLIIDGGWCGTEPTTVIDMTNGTELIRQGAGDTSVFGL, from the coding sequence ATGGCACAATTCTTCGCCATCCACCCCGAAAATCCACAAGAGCGGCTGGTGAAACAAGCCGCCGAAATCGTGCGCCAGGGCGGCGTGATCGTGTATCCCACCGACTCCTGCTACGCCCTCGGCTGCCAGATGGGCAACAAGGAGGCCATGGAACGCATCCTCGCCATCCGCCAAATCGATTTGAAACACCACCTCACCCTGATGTGCGCCGATTTGAGCGAGTTGGGCACTTATGCCAAAGTGGACAACAGCCAATTCCGCCAGCTTAAGGCTGCCACCCCCGGCGCCTACACCTTTATCCTGCCCGCCACCAAAGAAGTGCCCAACCGCACGCTGCACCCCAAACGCAAAACCATCGGTCTGCGCGTACCCGACAATAAAATCGCCCTCGCCCTTTTGGCCGAGCTGGGCGAACCCATGCTCTCCTGCACCCTGATGCTGCCCGAAGAAACCGAGCCGCAAACCGACCCCTACGAAATCCGCAACCTGCTCGAACACGCCGTGGATTTAATCATCGACGGCGGCTGGTGCGGCACCGAGCCGACCACGGTAATCGATATGACCAACGGCACCGAGCTTATCCGCCAAGGTGCGGGCGATACATCGGTATTTGGGTTGTAA
- the tpx gene encoding thiol peroxidase, translating to MANITFRGTPANTVGNLPAVGAAAPAFTLTAADLSDKTLADFAGKRKVLNIFPSIDTGVCAQSVRTFNQRAAALQNAVVLCVSADLPFALSRFCGAEGIENVVTLSSFRSSFGADYGITLADTPLRGLTARAVVVLDENNKVLHAELVPEIGQEPNYEAALAVL from the coding sequence ATGGCAAACATCACCTTCCGCGGCACGCCCGCCAACACCGTAGGCAACCTGCCCGCCGTTGGCGCCGCCGCTCCCGCCTTCACCCTCACCGCCGCCGATTTGTCCGACAAAACCTTGGCCGACTTCGCCGGCAAACGCAAAGTGCTCAACATTTTCCCCAGCATCGACACCGGCGTGTGTGCCCAATCCGTGCGCACCTTCAACCAACGCGCCGCCGCGCTGCAAAATGCCGTGGTGCTGTGCGTTTCTGCCGACCTGCCCTTCGCCCTTTCCCGCTTCTGCGGCGCGGAAGGCATTGAAAACGTGGTAACGCTCTCCAGCTTCCGCAGCAGTTTCGGCGCCGACTACGGCATCACCCTGGCCGACACCCCGCTGCGCGGCCTCACCGCCCGTGCCGTGGTGGTGCTGGATGAAAACAACAAAGTTCTGCACGCCGAACTCGTGCCCGAAATCGGCCAAGAGCCCAACTACGAAGCTGCCCTGGCCGTGCTGTAA
- a CDS encoding protein disulfide oxidoreductase gives MRQRLFSFLRQAVAMVAAFIVISLLLDWYRAPAVPPQVAALPLHTLQGRQTTLSELGGSRTTVLYFWGSWCGICRHTSPAVDKLARNGVPVVGVALQSGSDEEVRGYLKTHGWQFDTVNDADGGWARQWQVQVTPTIVLVKNGRVRHSTTGLASYWGLRARIALLDALDG, from the coding sequence ATCCGCCAACGTCTTTTCTCCTTCCTGCGCCAAGCCGTCGCCATGGTAGCTGCCTTTATCGTGATCAGCCTGCTGCTCGACTGGTATCGTGCACCCGCCGTGCCGCCGCAGGTTGCCGCACTGCCGCTGCACACCCTGCAAGGGCGGCAAACCACCTTGTCCGAATTAGGCGGCAGCCGCACCACCGTGTTGTATTTTTGGGGCTCGTGGTGCGGCATCTGCCGGCATACGTCTCCGGCGGTGGACAAACTCGCGCGCAACGGCGTGCCTGTGGTGGGCGTGGCTTTGCAATCGGGCAGCGATGAAGAAGTGAGGGGCTACCTGAAAACGCACGGCTGGCAGTTCGACACGGTAAACGATGCAGATGGCGGTTGGGCGCGGCAATGGCAGGTGCAGGTAACGCCCACCATCGTGCTGGTGAAAAACGGCCGCGTGCGCCACAGCACCACCGGCCTGGCCAGCTATTGGGGCTTGCGCGCGCGGATTGCTTTATTGGATGCGTTGGATGGGTGA
- the murJ gene encoding murein biosynthesis integral membrane protein MurJ, producing MNLLSALAKIGSMTMLSRVLGFVRDAVLARIFGAGIAMDAFVVAFRLPNLLRRIFAEGAFSQAFVPILAEYRQKKSPAETQEFVQHVAGMLMFALLIVTAIGVLAAPAVIWATASGWGGKPEKFVLASQLLRIIFPYILLISLSSLVGSILNTYGKFSVPAFTPVLLNVSLIGFALLGAKHFEQPVMALGWGVFCGGVLQLSFQLPWLFRLGFLKIPKLRFGDPAVNRVIKQMAPAILGTSVAQVSLVINTNIASYLQSGSVSWMYFADRLMELPTGVLGVALGTILLPGLSKHAATGDKREFSALLDWGLRLCLLLTAPAAVGMAVLAFPLVATLFMYNKIGMHDALMTQQALIAYAVGLLGLILIKVLAPGFYAQKNIKTPVKVAIVTLVCTQLMNLIFVWKLQHAGLALSISLGACINAAFLFLLLRIKEMYQPKAGWRAFLLKLAIALTVMAGGLWAVQHYVALEWVHVGGLQRTGQLFALIGFGMVLYFSTLGLLGFRPHHFKRREM from the coding sequence ATGAACCTTCTTAGCGCGTTGGCGAAAATCGGCAGCATGACCATGCTGTCGCGGGTGCTCGGTTTTGTGCGCGATGCGGTGCTGGCGCGGATTTTCGGCGCGGGCATTGCGATGGACGCATTCGTGGTGGCCTTCCGCCTGCCCAACCTGCTGCGCCGTATTTTTGCTGAAGGGGCGTTTTCGCAGGCTTTTGTGCCGATTTTGGCGGAATACCGGCAGAAGAAATCGCCGGCAGAGACGCAGGAATTTGTGCAGCATGTGGCGGGGATGCTGATGTTTGCGCTGCTCATCGTTACCGCCATCGGCGTGCTGGCGGCGCCGGCGGTGATTTGGGCCACGGCCAGCGGCTGGGGCGGCAAGCCGGAGAAGTTTGTGCTGGCTTCGCAGCTTTTGCGGATTATTTTCCCGTATATCCTGCTGATTTCGCTATCGTCTTTAGTGGGCAGCATTCTCAACACTTACGGCAAGTTTTCCGTGCCGGCATTCACGCCGGTGTTGCTGAATGTGTCGCTCATCGGCTTTGCGCTGCTGGGGGCGAAGCATTTCGAGCAACCGGTGATGGCTTTGGGCTGGGGCGTGTTTTGCGGCGGAGTGCTGCAACTGAGTTTCCAGCTGCCTTGGCTGTTTAGGTTGGGCTTTTTGAAAATACCGAAGCTGCGTTTTGGCGATCCGGCGGTAAACCGCGTAATCAAACAGATGGCGCCGGCCATTTTGGGCACGTCGGTGGCGCAGGTGTCGTTGGTGATCAACACGAATATCGCGTCGTACTTGCAAAGCGGCAGCGTATCGTGGATGTATTTTGCCGACCGACTAATGGAGCTGCCCACCGGCGTGTTGGGCGTGGCGCTGGGCACGATTCTGCTGCCGGGGCTGTCCAAACACGCCGCCACGGGCGACAAACGGGAATTTTCCGCGCTGTTGGATTGGGGCTTGCGCCTGTGCCTGCTGCTCACGGCGCCGGCGGCGGTGGGCATGGCGGTGTTGGCCTTCCCGCTGGTGGCCACGCTGTTTATGTATAACAAAATCGGCATGCACGACGCGCTGATGACGCAACAGGCGCTGATTGCCTATGCGGTGGGGCTCTTGGGGCTGATTCTGATTAAGGTGCTGGCGCCGGGATTTTACGCGCAGAAAAACATCAAAACGCCGGTGAAGGTGGCGATTGTAACGCTGGTGTGCACGCAGCTGATGAACCTGATATTTGTGTGGAAGCTGCAGCATGCGGGGCTGGCGTTATCCATCAGCTTGGGCGCATGTATCAATGCGGCGTTCCTGTTTTTATTGTTGCGGATTAAAGAGATGTATCAGCCCAAGGCGGGCTGGCGCGCGTTTTTGCTGAAGCTGGCGATTGCGCTGACCGTGATGGCCGGCGGGCTTTGGGCGGTGCAGCATTATGTGGCGCTGGAGTGGGTGCACGTGGGCGGCTTGCAGCGCACGGGACAGTTGTTTGCGCTGATCGGCTTCGGCATGGTGCTGTATTTTTCCACACTGGGGCTGCTGGGCTTCCGGCCGCACCACTTTAAGCGACGGGAGATGTAG
- the luxS gene encoding S-ribosylhomocysteine lyase, translating to MPLLDSFTVDHTRMHAPAVRVAKNMRTPKGDDITVFDLRFCVPNQEILPEKGIHTLEHLFAGFMREHLNGANVEIIDISPMGCRTGFYMSLIGTPSEEAVAAAWQAAMQDILNVQDQSQIPELNEYQCGTYRMHSLEEAQQIARNILARQIGINKNADLALSEDILGKL from the coding sequence ATGCCCCTGCTCGACAGCTTCACCGTAGACCACACCCGTATGCACGCCCCCGCCGTGCGCGTGGCCAAAAACATGCGTACCCCCAAAGGCGACGACATCACCGTGTTCGACCTGCGCTTCTGCGTGCCCAACCAAGAAATCCTGCCCGAAAAAGGCATCCACACGCTGGAACACCTGTTTGCCGGCTTCATGCGCGAGCATCTCAACGGCGCCAACGTAGAAATCATCGACATTTCCCCCATGGGCTGCCGCACCGGCTTCTACATGAGCCTCATCGGCACCCCCAGCGAAGAAGCCGTAGCCGCCGCCTGGCAAGCCGCCATGCAGGATATTTTAAACGTACAAGACCAAAGCCAAATCCCCGAGCTGAACGAATACCAATGCGGCACCTACCGCATGCACTCCCTCGAAGAAGCGCAGCAAATCGCCCGCAACATCCTCGCCCGCCAAATCGGCATCAATAAAAATGCCGACCTCGCCCTGAGCGAAGATATCCTCGGCAAGCTGTAA
- a CDS encoding RNA-binding S4 domain-containing protein — protein sequence MQTFSLNGHEYIALCDLLKLTGLADSGGQAKTWIAEGRVRRNGATETRKTAKILAGEIIELDNGSAIEVQE from the coding sequence ATGCAAACCTTCTCCCTCAACGGCCACGAATACATCGCCCTGTGTGACCTCCTCAAACTCACCGGCCTGGCCGACAGCGGCGGCCAAGCCAAAACCTGGATCGCCGAAGGCCGCGTACGCCGCAACGGCGCAACTGAAACCCGCAAAACCGCCAAAATCCTCGCCGGCGAAATCATCGAGTTGGATAACGGCAGCGCGATTGAAGTACAGGAATAA